The Hydra vulgaris chromosome 14, alternate assembly HydraT2T_AEP genome includes the window tcgaaatgatttgtttcgcaagttttttTTCGTAAATGGTTTTTAcggaattattattattaatttttttcgtatAATGCATTACGGAAGGTCAATTTGCGCAAGTACAACTTCCGCAATAGCAACTTGAAATACGGGAGATaaaaatgcgaaattttcgtaagtttttgtttacggcgaacaaccctagttaaaactgcatattttttGCTGACTCGGCATGTTTTTGAGTATATTCAAAGttcttattatatttaatctaaatgctttttaatacaaatagttttttacaaatattgcattaaaattaattattttgactgtttaaatttttatgggcTAGTATTACCTTAATCTTTAGATTAGCTTAAacgttaaatatttaaatggtcgcctttgattttgaaaaaataatacttgaaattattttttggaaCTACTATTATATagcattacattttaaatataaaaaccaaataaaataaaatataactagatataaatataactataacttgatgtaagttttaaaaatctgaGCTTAACTTTTAACTTTCGTTTTTAAGTAAACCAATTAATGAATCAGTGgttaaagttattgaattaGCGTCAAAGTTTAAgtattaaatcattaatatattagGTGAATCGGCACTATTAACTTTGAATTTAGGCCAGTTGATTAAATAAAAGGCAGTTACTTTTACTCATTAATTGGTCAGtcttacgtgaataaaaacttcagcagttttgaacaaatttttattcacgtaaagttaagcaatttacttaGTAATTGCTCAGTAATTACAATTTAAGATAATTCTGCATTAAGATAATAGCATAATACTGaaatatgcaaatttttttatgtcaacTTAATGTGATATAAGtgaatttaaaactgtttttatgtctacttaaaCTGTTTTTGCATTagcgtaaaataattattttgaaaaaagcatTACAAATTCAGAAaagtaaaaacgtttttaattaatgtttaaaatttaatacttttatccttacattaaaaaactatttgagatttttttgtTGGCAAACACGCCAAACAACTTTGTTAAATGCTCGACTATAAagatagtatttttttttttaactgggTCACTGGTGATTGCAACCCTTGCTCCTCATCTTTTTAAACGTcaacttttacaataataaatataatcgAAATATGCTGAcgattgaaaatatatatattaaaatcagCATGGTGTCACTGAGTATACCACATAAGTTGCtttacttacttttaaaaaaacgggTTATCAAAAggtttaatttacaaaaaagtaaattacaaaaaaataaattaaaccttTTGATAACCCCCTTTATCGAAAGTAAGTAAAGCTACTTATTAATAACTTTTcgttcatttataaaaattgtttagataATTGAACTaatgtttgatatataaattgtttacaaaagataacaaaagttaaaataaaaccttaaaataaaaccttaaaatgCTCATATGTTgcaatactgaaaataaaatgttattatacaCATTCtggtatataaaaattttattttttacatttaaaaccgTTTGgccaacaaaattttttttatggacTTCAAAATGTCGTTTAGCGAAAGAGCTCGCTTCGCAAATGCGACTTCCGTAAGCGCTACTTTCGTAAgtagcaaaataattttatttcgtAATTCAACTTGCAAAAGGCTAAGTTTCGTAAGTAGCATTTGCAAAATGAACATAGGCGGCTTTTGTGGTTTCGTAaaattcggtacgaaaaaaaaaactcctgaTTCTCGATATCCTTCCGAAAGAATTATGTTTTTGATATTGTACGAAATCTTCCTGTTAACAGCTCTAGTCTATATGCTATTTTATTTCGATATgtagtttttgtctttttaaattattgttgtatgatataaaacttttatttttaatagcgTTGTTACGACTTAATTTGTTTGTTACGAAGTAATTCGATTGTCGACTAAATTGACTAATACATTTTCAAATTACTAAAATCGACTCAAAATACTAAAATCGActaaaacagaattttttatctttaaaacttcatcattattaaaacttaattttctccCTAAATACAAAacctttcaaattttttttacaatgatagATTCAATGTTTCTAGTTATACATGTTGCaagaaatgtatttaaaaaatgcaattttaacaaatttaaactgatttttatggAGACTTTTTACCTTCGACTACCTTCGCGAAgccaattctttttttaaaatagagtttATATAATTCTATCAGAAACCAAAAAGTAAGGTGCCTCAACTTGCCACATTTTGAAatgatatggttttaaaaagctcattttattaaaaaatttagcgaCTTAAACGCTAATACGACGtaaattatactttaattttatgtttttatgttattttaaatttatgttttgagAGTTTTTCCTGACATTtctgaacatatatatatatatatatatatatatatatatatatatatatatatatatatatatatatatatatatatatatatatatatatatatatatatatatatatatatatatatatatatatatatgttagtcgactaatttcgACTTACGACTAGTCGACTTTTAACCGATATACTCGAAGTGGTTAACAACACTAATCTATAATATAATTGCTACAGAAACGTTTAACGTTTAACATTGTATTATCAGTTACTAGGCTTTGAAATGGCGCGCTACCAAAATGCAAGCGGTCGTTtgagaaaaatcttttaagtgagttaaaacttttttcctgttgaaatttaattattatttattagttcagaaatattaaatacagaATCATATTAGGATAAATAATAATCGTTAAGATCATATTATAATTGAAGTAAGTATAGAAAATAgttgtatatacatttttattagatataaagtaGAAAGGATcattcttaataattttttaaatcgtttatattgtttgttttagtttttcttttagcttaattttttttaagcagttttatttttattattttattttttatgcaacaaaaaacttatactaATGCTATTTCCATAAAATTGGTTATTACTACTTTGAAATTTCTGTGATGCTATTAactatttttgttcttttttagaaaattaagaaaaataaattaaaagtttgtgCCAACACTGACATAGCATGTCACATGTTATTGtatgtaaaagttaaattttgttaagaggattacaaaaaaaatgaaggtaAAGAGTattgcttttatatatttttttttgttttgaatctttataaattttctcgcgtcatttttaaaatttttgtttgcacaTGCTTATTGTTAGCATATATGCTTATTTGATAAGTATGTGTATGTGGTAATATGTgctttatagttgttttatcaatgtgtttttatgataatgtaaagtgtttttttattgtttgtgtatGTGTTAATAAGtggtatataattgttttataaatgtgtttaaatatgtatataaggtatatatttaaccttatatacatatttaaacacattttttgtgttaataGTTTGTACATATGTTTATgttatgttgtttccatgttcTCAAAGTCCTGCAACTTGGTAaacgtgtagagcaagatttgTCAGCCTTGCCAGCCAAGTGATGTACTTATAGCAGAGGGTTACACAACAGTGTTTAGTGTCAAactgttactgctttaggtctaaatattttcaatcctttattattagttattctaaaaatacataataatgtattttaataacattttgcataATGTTGTTACTTATGTTCTGTTATATATGAATGTTATGTTACTTAAGTTATGTTTTATGcatattatattaacttatgGTGCGTGCTATTGTTGTGTGCTGTTGCtgtgatgtttttttgttatcttttgaGTTTATAGACATTTAGCTTACCTTCACGTTCGTGTCTATTGTTAAGAATGATAAAtaggtaattttattattaaaaatcactgcttttaatcattcactaaaagccaagacaaattgattttcatttttttatgtaatgtttttcttatttatttacttatttgttacatgttttattttaggtttatcAGATGATGTATTTACGTGGTATAGAAgatcaaaatattgtaaagttttgtgaattttttaaaaacgtttactaatagttttttttgaagaaataatatttaagtttgcaaaaaagggtttacaacagtttttttttaatttttctgtgtTAGCAGtatgtttattattagaattgtatgtttttaataatttttttgttattatttgctaagttaattttttttcaaacatctcctagctgatatatattttttttaaatcataagattattatataatttattttaaatgacagtttgttatatataaaaattatttgtgtgtTCTATttatagtagaaaaaaaattatatataggaAAGATCACAATCTTCAGGATtcgtttaagattttttgttactaCTTTCAATTAAAAGTGAAGTTTAAATGAATGGTTTAGGCTAAAAGCAGATATTAGTTTAGAAAATGGAAGTGTTAATAGGCAAGTTAACCATTGCAGAAATGAAAGAGATAGGCTTAGGtgagatgaaattaataatcaacaaaatgtTAGAAATGCTGCTTGGCAAGCAGCATATAATTCAAACCCAAATGAGGAGAGCTTGGTTAGGCaaatcatgttacattatctcattattacaattataaacTTTCAGTTAGACAATCtttttcttcacttttttatgacaaaacatGCTGTTGATGCGTTTGTTAAAACTGAAGGCCAGTGCCTTGTTTTCATCagaaataactaaaacaaattgaaaagcGAGTAGTATGATGCTTTACACGAACATTTAAACAACCCAGGAAATGATCATAATGTTAGACCAGGGCGTTTTGTAAAGTTGTGTTGGAAGTCCTagagctttaaaaaaaactttaaagatgcTAAggctataattaaaattatgctaaaccagatctttttattactttcacTTGCAACCCAAAATGGTGCGAGATAACTGAAAATTTATATCCAGGTCAGACAGCAAATGATAGACCTTACTTGGTTACTCGAgtattttaactcaaatttaataACCTCAATAACATTTTAAGCAGGGTGTATTAGGGAAAGTTGAAACACATGTTtaggttattaaattttaaaagcgtGGTTTGCCTTATGTTCatattttacttcattttgCATATGATGATAAGCTTGAAACAGCACATgatatcaataatttaatatctGCAGAAATTCCAGATCGGATTGTTAATCGTGATCTTTGTGATGTTGTTAAAACTTGCATGATTCACGGTCCATGTGGCATACTTAATCCAAGTTCTCCCTGCATGAAAGGTGGGTGTGCAACAAAaactatctaaaaaaatttaatgctaaCACAGTAGCCTTTCATAATAGTTATCCACGCTATAGACATGATAATGATTTggttatcaatattaaaggTAACGATGTAGATAACTGCTAGGTGGTACCTTATAATCCATGTTTATCAAAGAAATATCAAGCTCACATTAATGTTAAAGCTTGCATgtctgttaaatatttgtacaaatacaTATGCAAGGGTCACGGCTGTgccaatattttaataaataaacaaattaatcaTGATGAAGTAAACACTGTTGGaacaaaaactaagtataaattatatgaTTAGTATAGTTATGTAATTGAAGCATTTATATCTGCACCTCAGAAGTTAAAGCTCGATTGTCCCATTTTAGAAATTGTTCAGGAGAGTGggaatagtaaaataattagtCTTTATTGGCTTATTCTTGATGGTTAaacttatgtaatattttttgtgttttatttaatttgtcttAAGGCACATGAAATatagttttgacaaaaaaaaaagttgaataaaaaaagtaaaaagtcgTTTCTGGACAACAGACGTTTTTCCTTTGAACATTGTAGGACGCCAGACCTTTTATATTgacctaacttttttttttttttttgttttgtaaatctaggtgccccaagaagacctaacggtcttgtcacagagcaccgcggaagtgcatttaaccaggaagttcacgcctccttccttaccgtgacgcgaaaatatgtccaaagcccgtttcgaacctggatctcctgcttataaagcaagcgctctaaccactgcgccacgggcGCACTTTGTTTCACATTGTCGTAGTACAACAGTCTTAATACTTCTGTGTAGATACTGAAAAACTAAAAAGGTCTCATGCATAACTCATTTTCACAAAAAACTGGACAACCGACCTTTGTCTTCTGAGGTACAGATATtaagatttaaagtttatttggaGGAAATGAGGGgaataggtaaaaaaaattatgattatatatttatatgtaaatattattttatcgatTATTCTGaggtatatttttttgtctttagtgTCTTGCAGAAGCATAACTGAAAGggctgtgttttatattttatatattttgtatggagaaatatgtgcaatatgtgaaagaattatttaataaataagatattttttaactgttcgCGTTTTactcatatttttattaaaataaagtttttcacaTATTTAACCCTTTTtaatttactcttttttttttttaaaaaaaaaatttagcatcgTCTTCTCTTACCAGTGAAAATGGTGAggttatgctttatattttaataaaattgcaaatatttttaataaatatgacattttttaacttttaactacATGTTTAACCCTATTAaatttactcatttttttaaaaatatctttagcaTCGCCTTCTGTTACCTTTAAAAATGGTGAGGTTGtgctttatattttgattaaataaaattgcaaatatttataatttttattatattcttcaatttgtaattttagAATTGTTAACATTTAAGAGCTTTTGTAATTTTAGATTCATTAACATTTGAGAAATTATCGTTCTCAGCGTCCAGGGCTCTCTCGGAGAGGTCCTTAAAAAAGTGGTGTAGTAATGgcggtatggatgagccctccttCAAATGGAGGGCTTATCCATACTGGAGTATTGGAAGACATcgaagaaaaaacagcaaccTAAAGGTTGTAAATTTCTTCTATcagtaaagatatttataacttttttgttgccGTTTTTTCTTcggtgattttatttttttttaattttgtaattttttttttaataatatattatgttgtatatttgatttggtTTAACTTAAGACACTTAGGTAAAATCAAATTAACTTAGGAACAAAActaagtatgaattttactatttataataacaaataataagtcttaaatttaaatgattttaatcttttataaattcaaacatATAATTATGTCCTTTTTTTAGTTGCATTTGTCATCACTCGATTAgcttgcttactgttgaaacatggttttaatttagtaaatttgtaTGGTGTAATGTTTACTCTATTAATCATTAGTCAACAGTTAAGGAATAGCtggtattttacataataaggtaaaaacaattttgtctacataataaaaccagtttttaTGGTTAGTTATGGTTAccagtttttagttattttgtgCTACGATGTTGTTTTTGTCCTTAACAGTAACTTTTCTTATGCTCATGAATATTTATTGCGTgtctttttcactttttttaacatgctgccTTGGAAACACTGTTTTAGATATTGGCAGGTTTTTCTTGATTTTCCTCATCTGGTACCTACTGTGTTGTAACAGATTTTCAAAGAAACTTAACTGATGTTAAgttcttttttgtctttatgTTGTTAACTATAAGCAATAACATTGCTAATAAGGAgcctaatttaaaatattgtttttagataaatttgtatttacttatattttttaagatgaaATATCAAGtcatattgttattattgatttaattactaataacccgtattacgggttgctttctgctagtttttattattgttatatgatataacaataatataatataataatataacttatatcatatataaattattttttaagttttaacttgttaaaataaaacttttttctgctcttttttttttttgcatgaaaacaaaacaattttattttaattaaacggttttaaagtttatatatacagtcgactctcgatatctcgaatacttgatatctcgaacttttGAGTATCTCGAACTTTAGCGGTCCCATGGACATAACGTACTAGTTTAGGCTAAAATcctctcgatatctcgaactttttGGTATCTCAAACAATATTTTCGGTCCACAGGGCAATTTTCTCTCGTTATCTCgaacttttcaacattttttttttcaaaaatgttttactaaaatttaatttttttaaattccaattttcgaaaaaaaaatatttttaattcgaTTTTTAAATTCGATCTTTTTTAAGAATCGAATTTCTGAAAAGTTTtcctttaatatataatttattctttttgtcaAACGCAGCGACATGCCGCTCGTTAAACGAAAACTCACGAACAAatctataatagaaaaatgcaaGGCATTAAAAGACCTAGAGACTGGGATGTCTAACAAAGAGGTTGCCAAAAAGTATGGAGTCCCAAAGAACACATTATCAAcctggattaaaaataaaaccaagttATTAACCTCACTGGAAAAAAATGGCACAAAATCTAAACGGAAGAAACTTCGTAGtggttatttcaaaaatgtagacAAGGCCATATACACGTGATTCGTTGCAAAAAGAAGTCAACAAGTACCAATTGATGGTACTATACTAAAAGAAAAGGCACTAAAATTCGCAGAAGCATTAGGAGAGTTGGATTTTAAAGCATCTGATTGTTGGTttcataatttgaaaaaaaggtcagttaaattttgtcaaatcttgttcaattttaatataaacaaataacatgtatctgtttatatttaatttattcagttttttaaacgtgtaattaaaattcaattattctgTTCCTATTTTTAGGAACGGTATCAGCTTTAAAATAATCTCAGGCGAAAGTGCCGCCGTGACGAATAATCTGACTGCTTCGTGGAATGAAACTACACTTCCAACATTGCTTTTGAATTACAAGcttgaaaacattttcaatgccgATGAGTTTGGACTATTTTACCAGTGCCTACCAAGCAAAACATACCATTTATCACGAGAAAAATGTTTTGGGggaaaaaatagtaaagtcAGACTAACAGGCATAGCAGCAGGGAGTGCAACGGGAGAAAAATTACCTATGTTTGTTATTGGAAAATCTAAAAACCCACGGTGTTTTAAGCACATTAAACAACTTCCTTGCACATataaaaatcagctaaaaagTTGGATGACCGGAGACCTTTTTACAGAATGGGTAATGAAACTTGACTCATTTTTTCGTGCTCAAGACAGGAAAGTAGCACTCCTGGTGGATAACTGTTCTGCCCACCCACACATTGAAGGGCTAAGCAACATCAACCTAATATTTTTCCCCCCTAACACCACATCTGTCCTTCAGCCCATGGATCAAGGCGTAATACGAAGTCTCAAAGCTCATTATCGTCACAAAATTGTGTGTTTGTGTATCAAGGCTGTCGATAATAACGAACCCATGCCAAAAATTTCTATACTTCAAGCAATGAAAGATCTTGTTTCTTCGTGGAATGCTGTGTCGAAGGAGACTGTCatcaactgctttaaaaaagctggtatcagcaaaacaaacaaGAGTATTGAAGAAGCTGATGATGatcattcttttaaatttttgacagaAGAACTTAACCGTTTGCGAGAGTTAGATCCTCGTGCCGTCCAAGAAGATCTTTCAGCGGAATCTTACATTGGTTTAGATTGCGATGTAGTAACCACCGGTTCACTTGCTACTGATGCTGAAATCATTGCTCAGATTTTAGACCCTAATTTTGATCATTGCTCAGATTTTAGAccctaattatatatatatatatatatatatatatatatatatatatatatatatatatatatatatatatatatatatatatatatatatatatatatatatatacagttggAGAAATAAGTATCCGAACAAGagatttttttatggaaaataaactttgtCAGGTTATTTccggaaaaaaaaactttataaaaataaaagaaatgattattctgaaagaaaattttattacgaattcaatatgcaaaaaaaaaatatcaataatatttaattgataaaaaattaagatacaTTTAAACTATGCAATTTTTTAGCATCAAATAAGTAtcagaacaaaattttaaagattaaggCTTAAAGATTAACGTTTCTCcgagtaattatttttatgactttttaatatCGAGTTGGACCGCCTTTAGCTTTTATGACTTCTGCAAGTCGACATGGCATCGATTCAACTAATTTCTTTGTCGTATCTGAGTCGATATCAGCCCAAGCTTCTTGGAGCatgatttttaaatcttcttttctttttagacATCGTGTGCCACATTTTTTATCCAGAATAGCCCAGAGATGTTCAATTGGATTGAGATCTGGACTTTGCGCAGGCCATTCAAGTAACTCAATTTtcttttggataaaaaactcttttgcttTCTTTGACGTATGTTTAAGGTTATTGTCTTGTTGGAAGATAAAGTGTTTTCCTAATCGCAGTTTTTTAGTTGAAGCCATAAGATTTTTATTGAGAATGTAAACATAAACCTCAGAGTCCATAATTCCATCAATAAACTCCAGTTTTCCTGTTCCGCTCCAAGCCATCGATCCCCATACCATAACATTGCCTCCACTAAATTTTATTGTGTCTCGAATACAACTGAGTGTGAATGGTTCCCCTTTTTTTCTCCATACTTTTTGAGCTCCATCGGACTTCACAAGATTAAATTTTGACTCGTCCGTCCACAAAACTTTCCTCCAGAATGATACCGggatatttacatattttttagcaaatgcaAGTCTTCGTTTTCGATGGATTTTTGAAAGGAATGGTTTCTTGCGTGGAACTCTTGCTTTGAATTCACTTTCTTTCAATCGATTTGGAATAGTGCATGAGCTCACTTTTAACCCAAAATCTTTCTCAAGGAGGCTCGACACTTTTGGTGCTgataaaaagaggtttttttgCACCATCTTGACAATTTGTTGATCTATTCTTGATGTTGTTTTACGCTTTGCTCCGAATCTGGGCTGATTTTGCACATATCCAAacatattatactttttaatcaGATCGCTGATGGTTCCTAATGCTATTCCAGTCGCTTTATTTATCGACCTAAACGTTTTACCTTGCTTGAACAAGTCAATAACCAAATTGCACTGAGCTTGAGACCATTCCTTGATTTTAACTCCCATACTTGATGATATCAATGGTAaatcaaatgaatttaaaaaaatatcagtcaattattaaaaattactcgttgtaaaacaacaatatttctaaaaccattggtttaaaaactttttttaataatcaatttcaAAACTTCGTTTACAAAACAACATGTTCggataattatttttcattgaagTTTTAACACTCCTTCGGGAATCGTTAAATTTTAGCAACGCAAGTTAATTACCGTTGATTAGTTTTTTGCAACATAAAACCGtaattaaatttgcttttagaataattataaaagtatttatcaaaaacatatgtttttctgaaataacctgacaaagtttatttttcacaataaaatgttttgctcGGATACTTATTTCtctgactgtatatatatatcccagtgggcacaggacctaaataagacgtcttttgaacgttcaaaagacgtccaaaacgttcaatagacgtttaaaagacgtcttttttacgtcctgtgcccaccgggatacatataaatatatatatatatatatatatatatatatatatatatatatatatatatatatatatatatatatatatatatatatatatatatatatattcaatttagAGAagtaactatgtaactgtttagagacagagttcttcaagttttattcatcacaaagtttgttatttgtacacgaa containing:
- the LOC136090985 gene encoding tigger transposable element-derived protein 4-like, giving the protein MPLVKRKLTNKSIIEKCKALKDLETGMSNKEVAKKYGVPKNTLSTWIKNKTKLLTSLEKNGTKSKRKKLRSGYFKNVDKAIYTNGISFKIISGESAAVTNNLTASWNETTLPTLLLNYKLENIFNADEFGLFYQCLPSKTYHLSREKCFGGKNSKVRLTGIAAGSATGEKLPMFVIGKSKNPRCFKHIKQLPCTYKNQLKSWMTGDLFTEWVMKLDSFFRAQDRKVALLVDNCSAHPHIEGLSNINLIFFPPNTTSVLQPMDQGVIRSLKAHYRHKIVCLCIKAVDNNEPMPKISILQAMKDLVSSWNAVSKETVINCFKKAGISKTNKSIEEADDDHSFKFLTEELNRLRELDPRAVQEDLSAESYIGLDCDVVTTGSLATDAEIIAQILDPNFDHCSDFRP